The following proteins come from a genomic window of Brevibacillus antibioticus:
- a CDS encoding NADH-quinone oxidoreductase subunit C, producing the protein MSDEKRKPTPEEKAAAAAEARAKAEALRKLREQETQASQEASPVEASQKPQEEVSAPESKPMSEMTPEEKAAAKKAAAAEAIAKAKAAKEAKEAAESEAPVAEQQSEAVATPAKPVSEMTPEEKAAAKKAAAAEALAKAKAAKEQAEATSPPPAKPVSEMTPEEKAAAKKAAAAEALAKAKAAKEAKEAAENGADTADSDADAKAKAAAAAKAKAAAAAAAKAKAAREAGGDESGDDDAKAKAAAAAKAKAAAAAAAKAKAAQASGDEASAEEVPKAPSKNQPYLDKYVSRISEAFGQGVIEASYINELGKEVPTLTIQNERWHQVAQFLRDDEQLSFEYLSDLHGVDYEDRLEVYYHFYSYKNRQSLAVKVKTSREESKVASVMDLWHGADWNERETFDLLGIHFPGHKDLRRILLPDDWVGYPLRKDYVQYDEEV; encoded by the coding sequence ATGAGCGACGAGAAGCGCAAGCCGACGCCGGAGGAAAAGGCAGCGGCAGCGGCTGAAGCCCGTGCCAAGGCGGAAGCTTTGCGAAAATTAAGAGAACAGGAAACGCAGGCTTCCCAAGAGGCGAGCCCAGTGGAGGCATCTCAAAAGCCACAAGAGGAAGTCTCTGCTCCGGAATCAAAACCTATGTCGGAAATGACACCTGAGGAAAAAGCCGCAGCCAAGAAAGCAGCAGCGGCAGAAGCAATTGCCAAGGCAAAAGCGGCGAAGGAAGCAAAAGAAGCTGCGGAGTCGGAAGCCCCGGTTGCCGAGCAACAATCAGAAGCAGTTGCTACACCAGCCAAGCCCGTGTCTGAAATGACACCGGAAGAAAAAGCTGCAGCCAAAAAAGCAGCAGCGGCCGAAGCATTAGCCAAGGCAAAAGCAGCAAAGGAACAGGCAGAAGCTACTTCTCCACCGCCAGCCAAGCCCGTGTCCGAAATGACACCGGAGGAAAAAGCTGCAGCCAAGAAAGCAGCTGCCGCAGAAGCACTAGCCAAGGCAAAAGCAGCGAAGGAAGCAAAAGAGGCTGCGGAAAATGGAGCAGATACAGCTGATTCAGATGCGGATGCCAAGGCGAAGGCCGCAGCTGCAGCAAAAGCCAAGGCTGCCGCCGCCGCCGCTGCAAAGGCAAAAGCCGCACGTGAAGCAGGCGGCGATGAATCCGGTGATGACGACGCCAAGGCAAAGGCCGCAGCTGCCGCAAAAGCCAAAGCAGCAGCCGCAGCTGCAGCGAAGGCAAAAGCAGCGCAAGCGAGTGGGGATGAGGCTTCGGCAGAGGAAGTGCCGAAAGCACCTTCCAAAAACCAGCCCTATCTTGATAAATACGTTTCACGAATTTCCGAAGCATTTGGACAGGGAGTTATCGAGGCTTCGTATATTAACGAGTTGGGAAAGGAAGTTCCAACTCTCACCATTCAAAACGAACGTTGGCATCAAGTTGCCCAATTTTTAAGAGATGACGAGCAATTGAGTTTTGAGTACCTGTCCGATCTTCACGGTGTGGATTATGAGGATCGCCTGGAGGTATACTACCACTTTTATTCCTACAAAAATCGCCAAAGCTTGGCAGTAAAGGTCAAAACGAGCAGAGAAGAGTCAAAAGTTGCTTCTGTAATGGACCTCTGGCATGGCGCAGATTGGAATGAAAGAGAAACTTTTGACCTTTTGGGTATTCATTTCCCGGGACATAAGGATTTACGTCGAATCCTGTTGCCGGATGATTGGGTAGGGTATCCGCTGCGCAAAGATTATGTGCAATACGACGAGGAGGTTTAG
- a CDS encoding NADH-quinone oxidoreductase subunit D: MNHNILTTHVDTSSETGLRTEEMLLNVGPQHPSTHGVFRLVVKIDGETIKEAIPVMGYLHRGTEKLAENLTYTQIIPYTDRMDYVSAMTNNYVLCHAVETMMGLEIPERAQFLRLIAMELNRVASHLVWWGTFLLDIGAMGPFLYAFRDRETILDLFNELCGARMTFNYMRVGGVKWDAPPGWIDKAKEFVQYMKKELNNYHQLVTGNEIFIHRLRGIGKFDTKTALDYSLSGVMLRSTGVKWDLRKDEPYCIYDRFEFDVPTATEGDCMARYHLRMAEIEQSLRILEQALEQFPSEGEVMGKVPRVIRPPAGETYVRIESPRGEIGCYIASQGKDKPWRLKFRRPSFTNLQILPKLLQGENLSNMVAILGSIDIVLGEVDC; encoded by the coding sequence ATGAACCATAACATCCTCACGACTCATGTTGATACCTCTTCTGAAACAGGACTTCGTACGGAAGAGATGTTATTAAACGTAGGTCCACAGCATCCGAGTACACACGGAGTATTTCGTTTGGTAGTAAAAATCGATGGGGAAACCATTAAAGAAGCGATTCCGGTGATGGGCTACCTGCATCGAGGTACAGAGAAACTGGCAGAAAACTTGACCTATACGCAAATTATCCCTTATACAGACCGTATGGACTACGTGTCCGCCATGACCAACAACTACGTTCTCTGCCACGCAGTAGAAACGATGATGGGGTTGGAGATTCCAGAGCGAGCTCAGTTTTTGCGATTGATCGCCATGGAACTGAACCGGGTGGCGAGCCATTTGGTTTGGTGGGGAACGTTTCTTTTGGACATCGGTGCAATGGGCCCCTTCCTGTATGCATTCCGTGATCGGGAGACGATTCTGGATTTGTTTAATGAGCTATGCGGGGCGCGGATGACCTTTAACTACATGCGCGTAGGCGGAGTGAAATGGGATGCACCTCCAGGCTGGATCGACAAAGCCAAAGAATTTGTTCAGTACATGAAGAAAGAATTGAATAACTACCACCAGCTGGTGACAGGGAATGAGATTTTCATCCACCGTCTCAGAGGGATTGGAAAGTTCGATACAAAAACGGCATTGGATTACTCACTATCAGGTGTCATGCTCCGCTCGACAGGTGTCAAATGGGACCTACGTAAGGACGAACCGTATTGCATTTACGATCGTTTTGAATTTGATGTGCCAACAGCGACTGAGGGAGATTGCATGGCGCGCTATCATCTGCGCATGGCTGAAATTGAACAATCTCTGCGAATTCTGGAGCAGGCATTGGAGCAATTCCCGAGTGAAGGTGAAGTCATGGGCAAAGTACCACGTGTGATTCGCCCGCCTGCCGGGGAGACATATGTGCGCATCGAGTCACCGCGGGGAGAAATTGGTTGTTACATTGCCAGTCAAGGTAAGGATAAACCGTGGAGATTGAAGTTTAGACGGCCTTCCTTTACCAATCTGCAAATTTTGCCGAAGCTGTTGCAGGGGGAGAACCTCTCGAACATGGTTGCCATCCTGGGCAGTATCGACATCGTGCTCGGGGAGGTTGACTGTTGA
- the nuoH gene encoding NADH-quinone oxidoreductase subunit NuoH yields MMNTLLQQAPSWGTTLWFIIAAVLLLAVVLGFVTYAIYFERKVIGWMQLRIGPNRVGPLGLLQTVADVAKLLLKEDIRPQHADKALFTLAPILAYAPAFAVLAVMPFTDSIRFADLGIGLLYYIALSGITVLGVITAGWASNNKYSLIGGLRSAAQMISYEVPLVMSVVGIVLLTGSMNLKDIVNAQQDVWNIVPQFIGFVVFIIAAQAELNRTPFDLPEAESELVGGYHVEYSGFRFAMFMLAEYVYMFGMGALITILFLGGWLPIHPSLGFIPGIVWFILKFSLYVFLQFWIRATMPRLRVDQLMSFAWKVLLPVALFNILLTAVVVSYQNGMF; encoded by the coding sequence TTGATGAATACTCTCTTGCAGCAAGCACCCTCATGGGGGACCACGCTTTGGTTTATCATAGCAGCAGTATTACTGCTTGCCGTCGTGCTGGGATTCGTTACGTACGCTATTTACTTCGAGCGTAAAGTGATTGGGTGGATGCAGCTGCGCATCGGGCCGAATCGAGTTGGACCATTGGGACTTCTCCAGACGGTTGCCGATGTTGCCAAGCTGCTACTAAAGGAAGATATTCGTCCGCAACACGCTGATAAAGCGTTGTTCACTCTAGCACCAATATTGGCCTACGCCCCTGCTTTTGCCGTATTGGCGGTCATGCCTTTTACGGACAGCATTCGGTTCGCTGATCTGGGAATAGGGCTGTTGTACTATATCGCCTTGTCTGGGATCACCGTATTAGGCGTGATCACGGCTGGCTGGGCCTCGAATAACAAGTACTCGCTGATCGGGGGTCTCCGCTCCGCTGCGCAGATGATCAGCTATGAAGTTCCACTGGTCATGTCCGTGGTGGGTATCGTTCTATTGACGGGCAGCATGAATCTCAAAGATATTGTCAACGCGCAGCAGGATGTCTGGAATATTGTTCCGCAGTTTATCGGATTTGTTGTATTTATCATTGCTGCCCAGGCCGAGCTAAATCGTACGCCGTTTGACTTGCCAGAAGCAGAGTCGGAGCTCGTTGGCGGTTACCACGTCGAGTACTCCGGTTTCCGTTTTGCGATGTTCATGCTTGCGGAGTATGTGTACATGTTCGGGATGGGTGCTTTGATCACGATTCTCTTTTTGGGTGGATGGTTGCCGATTCATCCATCGCTGGGTTTCATTCCGGGAATCGTTTGGTTTATCCTTAAATTTTCACTTTACGTCTTCCTCCAGTTTTGGATTCGCGCCACGATGCCGCGCTTACGTGTCGATCAACTGATGTCGTTTGCTTGGAAAGTGCTGTTGCCCGTGGCATTGTTCAACATCCTGCTCACAGCCGTAGTGGTTTCTTACCAAAATGGCATGTTCTAG
- the nuoI gene encoding NADH-quinone oxidoreductase subunit NuoI, whose amino-acid sequence MLGLAKGLGYTFKKLTEKKVTHFYPDVPFPMPPRFRGIQHFSPEKCIVCNQCARICPTECIQLTGKPHPDPEKKGKIIDTYDINFELCILCDLCTEVCPTEAIVMTNNFELAAYSRDELYKNLKWLDDNNTNVREEN is encoded by the coding sequence ATGCTAGGACTGGCCAAAGGCCTGGGGTATACGTTTAAAAAGCTCACGGAGAAAAAAGTAACCCACTTCTATCCGGATGTGCCCTTTCCAATGCCGCCTCGTTTTCGCGGTATTCAGCACTTTTCTCCTGAAAAATGCATCGTCTGCAACCAATGCGCACGCATTTGTCCGACGGAGTGCATTCAACTGACAGGGAAACCCCATCCTGATCCGGAGAAAAAGGGAAAGATTATCGATACGTATGATATCAATTTTGAACTGTGCATTTTATGCGATTTGTGTACAGAGGTTTGTCCCACTGAAGCAATTGTAATGACAAACAACTTCGAACTGGCTGCTTATAGCCGGGACGAATTGTACAAAAACTTGAAATGGCTCGACGACAATAATACGAACGTCAGGGAGGAGAATTAG
- a CDS encoding NADH-quinone oxidoreductase subunit J, translating into MTGEFVAFFILSLLTIGGAVFMISFTRVVHMVISLGVTFISIAGLFVLLGAEFVGVAQILVYSGAISILMLFGIMLTKHDANDEGTGRTWKNRVILLFVIVLFGLLFWGVQNTPWPAPPPPVDAPVENAKEIGIEVFTKFVIPFELLSVLLLVALVGAIIMAKKEGDNE; encoded by the coding sequence ATGACAGGCGAATTCGTTGCCTTTTTTATCCTGTCTCTTCTGACGATCGGTGGCGCGGTGTTTATGATCAGCTTTACGCGCGTCGTCCACATGGTCATCTCATTGGGCGTTACGTTTATCAGCATTGCAGGTCTGTTTGTTTTGCTGGGAGCGGAGTTCGTTGGGGTCGCACAAATTCTGGTTTACTCAGGGGCCATCTCCATTTTGATGCTCTTTGGAATTATGCTGACCAAGCACGATGCGAACGATGAGGGAACAGGCCGGACATGGAAAAACCGTGTTATCCTGCTCTTCGTAATCGTTCTGTTCGGATTATTGTTCTGGGGTGTGCAAAACACACCGTGGCCTGCGCCACCGCCGCCTGTAGATGCTCCTGTAGAAAATGCAAAAGAAATCGGTATCGAAGTGTTCACCAAATTCGTCATACCATTTGAGCTGTTGTCTGTTCTGTTGTTGGTCGCGTTGGTTGGCGCGATCATTATGGCGAAAAAGGAGGGGGATAACGAATGA
- the nuoK gene encoding NADH-quinone oxidoreductase subunit NuoK, translating into MTVSISSYLMVALILFCVGLYGALTKRNAVVVLLSIELMLNAVNINLVAFSKFGLYPSVTGQIFTLFTMTVAAAEVAVGLAILIALYRNKETVNVDEMDQMKR; encoded by the coding sequence ATGACAGTAAGCATTTCCTCCTACTTAATGGTCGCTCTGATTCTCTTCTGTGTAGGCCTGTACGGCGCATTGACGAAGCGAAATGCAGTCGTCGTCTTGTTATCAATCGAGCTGATGCTGAATGCTGTAAATATTAACCTGGTCGCCTTTTCCAAATTCGGACTGTATCCATCCGTGACAGGACAAATCTTTACCTTGTTCACGATGACGGTTGCAGCTGCTGAGGTTGCCGTAGGGCTAGCGATTTTGATTGCGCTGTACCGCAACAAGGAGACCGTCAATGTAGATGAAATGGACCAAATGAAACGATAA
- the nuoL gene encoding NADH-quinone oxidoreductase subunit L, whose translation MDTLMHYAWLIPLFPLLAFIVIVSFGRQLKEGAAIVGITLTAVSFGIAVLIFWERFQGGGTDYNYVIDWLHIGDIVINMGFEVNPLNAMMLVIVTLVSLLVQIYSKGYMHGDERFPVFYQYLALFTFSMLGLVISPNLLQVYIFWELVGVCSFLLVGYYYFKTEAKAAAKKAFIVTRIGDLGLFIGICLLFWWTGSFEYGAIFESIALGRLEPWMITLAAILIFVGAMGKSGQFPLHTWLPDAMEGPTPVSALIHAATMVAAGVYLVAATYPLFIASDTALTVVAYVGGFTAIFAASIGLTQRDIKRVLAYSTVSQLGYMMLALGVAGAAGYVAGSFHLMTHAFFKALLFLGAGSVIHAVHTQNVFEMGGLWKKMPITALTFLIGCLAIAGIFPFAGFWSKEAILGAVYGAHRYDLLFIALLAAFFTAFYMFRLFFLTFTGKARGKHEAHESPGVMTGPLLVLALLAVVAGFVNTPYAPLLSDWLLATQTGTAITSIFGESSEHAAAWLQIVALLISILGVVLAYLMYGKKSISSDAIPETMPWLYQLSYKKYYIDELYHNVIVRPLGWLGFVLDVFDKYIVDGLVGLTAKITQGIGSLHARVQSGQIQSYGAMVIFGLLLLIIAISLTAKGGGLFG comes from the coding sequence ATGGATACTCTAATGCACTATGCCTGGCTGATCCCTCTGTTTCCGCTTCTTGCTTTCATCGTGATCGTCTCATTTGGTCGCCAATTGAAAGAAGGAGCGGCCATAGTGGGCATTACCCTGACGGCTGTTTCTTTTGGAATCGCAGTGCTCATCTTCTGGGAGAGATTCCAGGGTGGGGGAACCGATTACAATTATGTGATAGATTGGCTGCATATTGGCGATATCGTGATCAACATGGGATTCGAAGTGAATCCGCTGAATGCCATGATGCTCGTCATTGTGACATTGGTCAGTCTGTTGGTCCAAATCTATTCCAAAGGCTACATGCATGGGGATGAACGCTTTCCGGTGTTTTATCAATACCTGGCGCTGTTCACATTCTCTATGCTGGGATTAGTCATCTCGCCAAATTTGTTGCAAGTGTATATTTTCTGGGAGCTGGTCGGGGTATGCTCCTTCCTGCTCGTTGGCTACTACTACTTCAAGACAGAGGCAAAAGCAGCTGCCAAAAAGGCTTTTATCGTTACACGCATCGGGGATCTAGGTCTGTTCATCGGAATATGTCTGTTATTCTGGTGGACCGGAAGCTTCGAGTATGGGGCGATTTTTGAGAGTATCGCGCTCGGACGACTGGAACCATGGATGATTACGCTCGCGGCGATCCTCATTTTCGTTGGAGCCATGGGAAAATCAGGTCAATTTCCGCTTCATACGTGGTTGCCTGATGCCATGGAAGGTCCAACACCTGTGTCTGCATTAATTCATGCGGCAACGATGGTCGCGGCTGGTGTGTATTTGGTCGCTGCTACCTATCCGCTGTTTATCGCATCCGATACGGCTTTGACAGTTGTGGCGTATGTAGGAGGATTCACTGCCATATTTGCAGCTTCGATCGGCCTGACCCAACGGGATATCAAGCGTGTCTTGGCTTATTCCACAGTCAGTCAGCTCGGATACATGATGCTGGCATTGGGGGTAGCTGGTGCTGCTGGTTATGTAGCAGGTTCCTTCCATTTGATGACGCATGCGTTTTTCAAAGCATTGCTCTTCCTTGGAGCAGGTAGTGTCATCCATGCCGTACATACGCAGAATGTATTCGAAATGGGTGGCTTGTGGAAAAAGATGCCGATCACCGCTTTGACTTTCTTGATCGGTTGCTTGGCGATTGCGGGGATCTTTCCGTTCGCTGGTTTCTGGTCAAAAGAAGCGATTTTGGGGGCTGTTTACGGAGCGCATCGCTACGATTTGCTGTTCATTGCGCTGCTAGCAGCATTCTTTACTGCATTCTATATGTTCCGCCTGTTCTTCCTGACATTCACAGGGAAGGCACGTGGCAAGCACGAAGCGCACGAATCTCCAGGAGTCATGACAGGTCCGCTCTTGGTCTTGGCATTGCTTGCGGTTGTCGCGGGCTTTGTGAATACACCGTACGCGCCATTACTCTCTGATTGGTTATTGGCAACGCAAACAGGGACGGCGATCACGAGCATATTTGGGGAAAGCAGTGAGCACGCGGCAGCTTGGTTGCAGATTGTGGCACTGTTGATCTCTATTCTCGGAGTCGTGCTTGCTTACCTGATGTACGGCAAGAAATCCATCTCCTCGGACGCCATTCCAGAAACAATGCCGTGGCTCTATCAGCTCTCATACAAGAAGTACTACATCGATGAGCTGTATCACAACGTCATCGTTCGTCCACTAGGCTGGCTTGGATTTGTCCTGGATGTATTTGATAAGTACATTGTGGATGGTTTGGTTGGATTAACAGCAAAAATCACCCAAGGAATCGGATCTTTGCACGCAAGAGTACAAAGTGGGCAGATTCAGTCCTATGGGGCAATGGTCATATTCGGTCTGTTACTATTGATCATCGCCATCAGTTTGACGGCCAAGGGAGGTGGACTCTTTGGGTAA
- a CDS encoding complex I subunit 4 family protein: protein MGNILLSSLVFSPLLAILVMAFIPSRHAGVIKQVGIFGTLPALILAGWMFGMFNYETANLQFVEKHSWISIPIGMAQAGTVFAFEINYELGIDGISMPLILLTAIIGTLAAIASWQIKKRQKEYFILFHLLLIGMLGVFAADNLFLFFIFFELTLVPMYFLIGIWGYGEREQAANKFLLYNGIGSGIMLLAFIVIFVIMRTLNIDEITAILTTPGHPITEILTPEMRFGIFLVLFIAFAIKLPVFPFHTWMLRVHVQAPPSIVMIHSGILLKMGAYGLLRMGIGFFPEQAYDFSTWMAVLGIINILYGAVLAFVQKDLKMVLAYSSISHMGIVLLGFASMNTIGFQGAMFQVVSHGFISALLFFLIGVIWDRTQTSMLDDLGGLAKSMPFVSGVLLAGGMASLGLPGMSGFISEFFAFLGLFGRLPVMAAVGAIGIVLTAVYLLRAILKTTFGPTPGKCTGLADAQPMEVIPMVVLMGCIILIGVYPAVLGNPMQQALKTIVPIVTGIGG from the coding sequence TTGGGTAATATCCTTTTGTCATCACTGGTGTTCTCTCCGCTGCTGGCGATTCTCGTCATGGCTTTTATCCCCAGTCGACATGCAGGTGTGATCAAGCAGGTCGGGATTTTTGGAACGTTGCCAGCACTTATCTTGGCAGGTTGGATGTTCGGCATGTTTAATTACGAGACAGCCAATCTGCAGTTCGTAGAAAAGCACAGTTGGATTTCGATTCCGATTGGAATGGCTCAGGCAGGCACAGTCTTTGCTTTTGAGATCAACTATGAACTCGGTATAGATGGTATTTCGATGCCATTGATTTTGCTGACGGCGATTATCGGTACTCTCGCAGCAATTGCTTCGTGGCAGATCAAGAAGAGGCAGAAGGAGTATTTTATCTTGTTTCACCTGCTGTTGATCGGCATGTTGGGAGTCTTTGCTGCAGACAATCTGTTTCTGTTCTTCATTTTCTTTGAGCTGACACTTGTACCGATGTACTTCCTCATCGGGATTTGGGGATATGGAGAGCGCGAACAAGCAGCGAACAAATTCCTTTTGTATAACGGAATCGGTTCAGGGATCATGCTGCTGGCTTTCATCGTGATCTTTGTCATCATGCGGACGCTCAATATCGATGAAATCACGGCGATCCTGACGACACCAGGGCATCCGATAACCGAAATCCTTACGCCGGAAATGCGTTTTGGCATCTTCCTAGTGCTATTTATCGCTTTTGCGATCAAGCTGCCAGTATTTCCGTTCCACACGTGGATGCTACGCGTTCACGTACAGGCTCCACCTTCTATCGTCATGATTCACTCCGGTATTTTGTTGAAGATGGGGGCGTACGGCCTTTTGCGGATGGGAATCGGCTTCTTCCCAGAGCAGGCCTATGATTTCTCTACGTGGATGGCCGTTTTGGGGATTATCAACATTTTGTATGGGGCTGTGTTGGCCTTCGTACAAAAGGATTTAAAAATGGTGCTGGCTTACTCCAGTATCAGCCATATGGGTATCGTCTTGCTCGGTTTCGCATCGATGAACACGATCGGGTTTCAGGGAGCGATGTTCCAGGTGGTATCCCACGGCTTTATCTCAGCACTGCTCTTCTTCTTGATCGGTGTCATTTGGGATCGGACGCAGACATCGATGCTCGACGATTTGGGCGGTTTAGCCAAGTCCATGCCGTTTGTCAGCGGCGTGTTGTTGGCAGGCGGGATGGCTTCGCTCGGACTTCCGGGCATGTCCGGGTTCATTAGTGAGTTCTTTGCCTTCCTCGGTCTGTTTGGTCGTTTGCCAGTAATGGCAGCAGTGGGAGCAATCGGGATTGTCCTCACCGCGGTTTATTTACTCAGAGCGATCTTGAAAACGACTTTTGGCCCTACTCCAGGTAAATGTACAGGACTTGCTGATGCACAGCCGATGGAAGTCATTCCGATGGTAGTCCTAATGGGATGTATTATTCTCATTGGGGTTTATCCGGCAGTTCTGGGGAATCCGATGCAGCAGGCGCTGAAAACGATCGTACCTATCGTAACGGGAATAGGAGGGTAA
- the nuoN gene encoding NADH-quinone oxidoreductase subunit NuoN yields MEVKDIFSYDWSYLLPEFIILGFATFLSLLDLFAGKRLGKQVIGWLSFLGTVIAAIFVIINMNALDKPYSYMIDMIRIDDYGNAFKLIFLAGTAFAILISLSYLKSGEVQHRGEYYYLLLTGLLGAMVMASSADLITLFVGLELLSLSSYVLVGLRKKSQLSNESAFKYVVSGSIATAVLLFGMSYVYGLTGTTHIYEISFRLAEAGMAGYQFLVYTAFAFLAVGLAFKISAAPNHMWAPDVYQGAPTPVTAFLAVVSKAAGFALIFRVMMISFFNVSDGTGSGRFFFEEGSLYLGLMAAASMIIGNTMALRQTNVKRMMAYSGIAQAGYLLVPFVPPTSLFFGEVIFYLFGYLLVSFGAFAVIMVVSREQETEDLKGFAGLYHRSPVMAIAMSIFLLSLAGIPITVGFFGKFYLFMGTLVVENYWLAAIMIITSVISYYYYFGIIRQMYMRSGTTEAPMVVPKGIWTFILIMAIATVFFGAFPGLVTDYIQIHFNPSFDFGNMLSPSSQ; encoded by the coding sequence ATGGAGGTTAAAGATATTTTCTCATATGACTGGAGCTACCTTCTGCCCGAGTTTATCATTCTTGGCTTTGCTACCTTTTTATCACTGCTGGATCTTTTTGCGGGTAAGCGCTTGGGCAAGCAGGTCATCGGTTGGCTATCCTTTTTGGGAACGGTCATAGCGGCGATCTTTGTGATCATCAATATGAATGCTCTCGATAAGCCATACAGCTACATGATCGACATGATCCGGATCGATGATTACGGCAATGCGTTCAAGCTGATTTTCCTGGCAGGGACAGCTTTTGCTATTCTCATCTCGCTGTCCTACCTGAAATCAGGGGAAGTCCAACACAGGGGCGAGTATTACTATTTGCTACTGACCGGGCTTCTCGGGGCTATGGTCATGGCATCGTCGGCTGACTTGATTACCTTGTTCGTGGGACTGGAGCTATTGTCTCTCTCGTCCTATGTACTGGTCGGATTGCGAAAAAAATCGCAGCTTTCCAACGAGTCGGCGTTCAAATACGTCGTATCAGGAAGCATTGCCACGGCTGTACTCCTATTTGGGATGTCGTATGTGTACGGACTCACGGGAACCACACACATTTATGAAATCTCATTTCGGTTGGCAGAAGCGGGAATGGCGGGCTATCAGTTCCTCGTCTATACGGCGTTTGCGTTTCTCGCAGTAGGTCTTGCATTCAAAATATCTGCAGCGCCTAACCACATGTGGGCGCCAGATGTCTATCAGGGTGCTCCTACCCCGGTCACTGCTTTTCTGGCAGTTGTGTCAAAAGCAGCAGGTTTCGCGCTGATCTTTCGCGTGATGATGATCTCGTTTTTCAACGTTTCCGATGGAACGGGATCAGGACGGTTCTTTTTCGAAGAGGGAAGCCTCTATCTGGGGCTGATGGCAGCTGCCTCGATGATTATCGGGAACACGATGGCGCTCAGGCAGACAAACGTCAAGCGTATGATGGCTTACTCAGGTATTGCGCAAGCGGGCTATTTGCTCGTGCCGTTTGTACCGCCGACCTCTCTCTTTTTCGGCGAAGTGATCTTCTATCTGTTCGGTTACTTGCTGGTCAGCTTTGGTGCTTTCGCTGTGATTATGGTTGTATCTCGAGAGCAAGAGACAGAGGATTTGAAAGGATTCGCCGGATTGTATCATCGCTCACCAGTGATGGCTATTGCGATGAGCATCTTCCTCTTGTCCTTGGCAGGTATCCCGATTACGGTTGGCTTCTTCGGGAAGTTCTATCTGTTCATGGGAACATTAGTGGTAGAAAACTACTGGCTGGCGGCAATTATGATCATCACCAGCGTCATTTCCTACTACTACTACTTTGGGATTATTCGTCAGATGTACATGCGTTCTGGGACAACCGAAGCACCAATGGTCGTGCCAAAAGGCATTTGGACGTTTATTCTCATCATGGCAATCGCTACCGTATTCTTCGGTGCTTTCCCGGGTCTGGTCACTGACTATATCCAGATTCATTTCAATCCGTCCTTTGATTTTGGGAACATGCTCTCTCCCAGCTCTCAGTGA
- a CDS encoding DUF1146 family protein, which yields MPQEVYGLLSIILSIAFIGLAWWALQSFRFDKVLKKPNGVQAKLLQMFLSIVIGYELSRFFLDYLGWSLTFGNLFN from the coding sequence ATGCCACAAGAAGTATATGGCTTGTTGAGTATTATTTTATCGATTGCGTTTATTGGGCTCGCTTGGTGGGCGTTGCAATCCTTTCGCTTTGATAAGGTTTTAAAAAAACCAAATGGTGTTCAGGCGAAGCTGTTGCAAATGTTTCTTTCCATTGTAATTGGATATGAACTGTCCCGCTTTTTCCTTGATTACTTGGGCTGGTCCCTGACATTCGGGAATTTGTTCAACTAA